A genomic window from Alkalihalobacillus sp. AL-G includes:
- a CDS encoding ABC transporter ATP-binding protein → MLQIDSVSKTFNSKGHKIHAVKNVRFSIQDEEVFALVGESGSGKSTLAHMIMRLEQPTSGNIHLNGKDIFSYPKRKYAKEVQMVFQNPDSSLNPKMTVEELIGEPLYLHNMPRRVRFKRVKILLEKVRLTSDVIDRFPAELSGGQKQRVAIARALALEPRLLVADEATSSLDVLIEREVIDLLRDLHKETGISILLISHNLEIVHSIADRVGVMHKGELLEEASTSQLFKHPQESYTRKLLEAIPISHPEFRKS, encoded by the coding sequence TTGTTACAAATAGATAGTGTAAGTAAAACGTTTAATAGTAAGGGACATAAGATACATGCAGTGAAAAATGTACGATTTTCAATCCAAGATGAAGAAGTTTTTGCTCTTGTGGGAGAGAGTGGATCAGGAAAATCCACTTTGGCTCACATGATCATGCGACTTGAACAACCGACATCCGGCAATATACATTTAAACGGGAAAGATATTTTTTCTTATCCAAAAAGAAAATATGCAAAAGAGGTTCAAATGGTCTTTCAAAACCCTGATAGTTCGTTAAACCCGAAAATGACGGTAGAAGAGTTGATCGGAGAACCGCTATACCTTCATAACATGCCGCGGAGGGTTCGATTTAAAAGGGTCAAAATATTGTTAGAAAAGGTACGACTTACTTCTGATGTCATTGACCGTTTTCCTGCTGAATTATCGGGAGGACAGAAGCAGCGAGTAGCAATAGCTCGTGCTCTAGCTTTGGAACCTAGGCTTCTAGTGGCTGATGAAGCAACATCCTCACTAGATGTATTAATTGAGCGTGAAGTAATCGATTTATTAAGAGACCTTCATAAAGAAACTGGAATTAGTATCCTGCTTATTTCGCATAACCTTGAAATCGTCCATTCGATTGCAGATCGAGTTGGTGTCATGCATAAAGGGGAATTACTTGAAGAAGCGAGTACAAGCCAATTATTTAAGCATCCGCAAGAATCATATACTCGGAAACTATTAGAAGCTATCCCAATTTCACATCCTGAATTTCGTAAATCATAG
- a CDS encoding aspartate/tyrosine/aromatic aminotransferase, whose product MAKIAVLYSGVIFQDMEFKKEKYKNVVDMIPIYDLPNVSLDSYIALVVPRISDEEYLFKEKEIIEGFLNQGKIICSFVQNFRKWLPGNKLWRRTDLNLKEHRVTYKREHPIFAGVDEYDLNFKEEVAGFFYRGTIDPPSKAEVVLEDHRGYTIMYIDRNSTKGTIVSTAGADLFGYAGSTPSTAQKIGPQLLQWLEDEYEDINRR is encoded by the coding sequence ATGGCAAAGATTGCTGTACTATATTCAGGTGTCATATTCCAAGATATGGAGTTCAAAAAGGAGAAATATAAAAATGTGGTCGATATGATCCCCATTTATGATTTACCGAATGTTTCGCTTGATTCGTATATCGCACTTGTCGTACCACGTATATCAGACGAAGAATACCTATTCAAAGAAAAGGAAATCATTGAGGGATTTTTGAATCAAGGCAAAATAATCTGTTCGTTTGTGCAAAATTTTCGGAAATGGCTCCCTGGAAATAAATTATGGAGAAGAACGGACCTTAATTTAAAAGAACATAGAGTTACTTACAAGAGAGAGCATCCCATTTTTGCTGGGGTCGATGAATACGATCTTAATTTTAAAGAAGAGGTTGCAGGTTTCTTTTATAGAGGTACGATCGACCCACCATCAAAAGCAGAGGTTGTTTTAGAGGATCATCGTGGGTATACGATCATGTATATTGATCGTAATTCAACAAAGGGTACGATTGTTTCTACAGCTGGTGCCGATTTATTCGGTTATGCCGGTTCGACACCGAGTACAGCACAGAAAATAGGACCCCAATTACTTCAATGGTTAGAGGATGAGTATGAAGATATCAATAGGAGGTGA
- a CDS encoding LVIVD repeat-containing protein — translation MKNFIQIVSLIGIVLSLLFVSGTGYAEHNEDSHSENMQLEGRAQFEYGTDLAFQGNLMVAGSGAWDENADEYSGVYLYNISNPVKPKLISKLPCQAWHSDVGIWGNYVVQSHDSGSDNKGCSPGEGKEGIRIIDITNRNQPESVGFAETIHGSHNLSVVGDTGFVYVSSYNLVDSIAVDGVSIVDIRDPKNPKVKFLEFPDVDNTALHDDMHNESGMLPISPGCHDIGIDMEKNLAFCGGIDETHIWDISDPWNPVIVSIIRNPAINIHHGADNDNTDGDVLIIDDEFAGAAGGPAACTVEGAPTGALWFYDISDPKNPEYMSYWSPPTTDVNADFCTSHFYGSFPDRNWVAGSWYEEGVRVVDFSDPYNPKEVAYYDPEGANFWSAYPYNGYIFANSFAPAGSDQPDKGGLYIFSIDGYTKSDYLNSN, via the coding sequence ATGAAGAATTTCATTCAAATCGTTTCCCTAATAGGGATTGTCCTTTCCTTATTATTTGTTTCGGGGACAGGCTATGCGGAACATAACGAGGACTCGCACAGTGAAAACATGCAGCTAGAAGGAAGAGCTCAGTTTGAATATGGGACGGACCTGGCTTTCCAAGGGAACTTGATGGTAGCAGGATCAGGAGCATGGGATGAAAATGCCGATGAGTATAGCGGCGTTTATCTTTATAACATTTCTAATCCTGTAAAACCCAAACTGATTTCGAAGCTACCTTGTCAGGCGTGGCATTCTGATGTGGGGATTTGGGGTAACTATGTAGTCCAATCTCATGATAGCGGGAGTGATAACAAAGGATGCTCTCCAGGAGAAGGAAAAGAAGGCATTCGAATTATCGACATAACGAATCGGAATCAACCTGAATCTGTGGGCTTCGCTGAAACGATTCACGGATCCCATAATTTATCAGTTGTCGGAGATACAGGTTTCGTTTATGTGTCTTCTTATAACCTTGTGGACAGTATTGCAGTAGATGGTGTATCGATCGTAGATATCCGTGATCCGAAAAATCCTAAAGTGAAGTTTCTGGAGTTTCCAGATGTTGACAACACTGCTTTGCATGATGATATGCATAATGAAAGTGGAATGCTGCCTATTTCACCGGGTTGTCATGATATAGGGATCGATATGGAGAAAAACCTTGCATTCTGTGGTGGAATCGATGAAACTCATATTTGGGACATTTCTGATCCGTGGAATCCAGTCATTGTTTCGATCATTCGTAACCCTGCAATCAATATTCACCATGGTGCAGATAATGACAATACCGATGGGGATGTATTGATCATTGATGATGAATTCGCTGGGGCCGCGGGAGGACCAGCTGCATGTACCGTGGAAGGAGCACCGACTGGTGCGTTATGGTTTTATGACATTTCCGATCCGAAGAATCCTGAATATATGAGTTACTGGTCCCCACCTACTACCGATGTGAACGCGGATTTTTGTACTTCACATTTTTACGGTTCTTTCCCTGATCGTAATTGGGTAGCTGGTTCTTGGTACGAGGAAGGGGTTCGGGTTGTTGATTTTTCTGATCCATACAACCCTAAGGAAGTCGCTTATTATGATCCAGAAGGAGCGAACTTCTGGTCGGCCTATCCTTACAACGGATATATTTTTGCGAACAGCTTTGCGCCAGCAGGATCCGATCAACCAGATAAAGGCGGCTTATATATATTTAGTATCGACGGCTATACAAAGTCTGATTACTTAAATAGCAACTAA
- a CDS encoding S8 family serine peptidase translates to MKKLALLLSVMLVFSTWFTAFSSVSPANAETNGTAIIDERLVEAMQNTTDPLEVIVTFQTENGPTNEHINLLQDAGIAVGLTFNELPMAGVLATPNQIKTLSENPEVRSLYFNEKLEYENEKGTALTGVDKLRDSSELTKMNEGLPVSGNGVSVLVNDSGVDGTHNDIKFGDHLVQNVSGATNLHALSDILPVTYVEDVPNTDSNSGHGTHVAGIVGGNGAQSNGKYEGVAPGAGIVGYGSGAGIAILDTLGGFDYALTHQAQYNIRVVTNSWGTTSDSGTAFDPEDPINIATKELYDRNIVTVFSAGNSGPGESTISGNYKKAPWVITVAAGDSQGNLAEFSSRGVKGKGGTVTVDGETFTWEDRPTITTPGVDIISTKTVAPLTALSADKDAETLAPAHLPYYTHMSGTSMAAPHAAGIVALMLDADPTLTPLEVKEIIQKTATNMPGYEPWEVGAGYANAYAAVDYILNDKNYGEPLNLNKDFNAKSEVDVQRTPFEVEYNPATAESNKFEFQVEEGLNEVVARANAKGVLGETGNTLNLVLTAPDGTEYTSGIYVLFPLYTDRTVQVTNPMPGTWALELRGLEGTAAPETVQGELAFKKASGFSGLNDISGHPAESAIKSGVSERLVDSYDSGNYKPDQALTRVELAKYLTMGAGVRQNLPTGIQYTDVKAEDAPFVEAVSAIGSPLKDTFQQYSGVMLPTADGKFSPNQAVDRAELAYSLVQSLGLEEEAKQFNDEPLTVQYKDERIAVQDAGEVPSELKGYVQLALDLNILNAYFDVTQGPYDTEPTITAEFNPDQTVTRGDYAVAISRYYANYLMP, encoded by the coding sequence ATGAAGAAACTTGCCTTATTATTAAGTGTTATGTTAGTGTTTTCAACTTGGTTTACCGCTTTCTCATCAGTTTCGCCAGCGAATGCCGAAACAAACGGAACTGCGATCATTGACGAGCGCCTAGTGGAAGCGATGCAAAATACGACAGATCCGCTAGAAGTGATTGTTACGTTTCAGACAGAAAACGGTCCGACGAACGAACATATCAACCTTTTACAAGATGCTGGAATTGCTGTTGGACTGACATTCAATGAACTTCCGATGGCTGGTGTGCTAGCGACTCCAAATCAAATTAAGACGCTTAGCGAAAATCCAGAAGTCCGTTCCTTATACTTTAACGAAAAGCTAGAATATGAGAATGAAAAAGGTACTGCCCTTACTGGAGTGGACAAACTTCGAGATAGTTCTGAACTGACGAAAATGAATGAAGGACTCCCAGTTAGCGGGAACGGCGTTTCAGTTTTGGTCAATGACAGTGGAGTGGATGGTACCCATAACGATATAAAGTTCGGTGACCATCTTGTTCAAAATGTGAGTGGGGCTACAAACCTTCATGCATTAAGTGACATCCTTCCGGTAACCTATGTTGAGGATGTCCCGAACACCGACAGCAACTCTGGTCATGGTACGCATGTCGCTGGAATCGTTGGTGGTAACGGTGCTCAATCGAACGGGAAATACGAGGGTGTCGCACCTGGTGCCGGGATTGTTGGTTATGGTTCCGGAGCAGGAATCGCAATCCTTGATACGCTTGGTGGCTTCGATTATGCATTGACTCATCAGGCTCAATACAACATTCGAGTTGTAACGAATTCTTGGGGTACGACGAGCGATTCAGGAACGGCTTTCGACCCTGAAGATCCGATTAATATCGCAACGAAAGAACTTTACGATCGGAATATCGTCACAGTGTTCTCGGCTGGTAACTCTGGGCCAGGAGAATCGACCATCTCTGGAAACTATAAAAAAGCGCCATGGGTCATTACAGTGGCTGCAGGAGACAGTCAAGGAAATCTTGCTGAGTTTTCATCTCGTGGTGTAAAAGGGAAAGGCGGAACGGTAACGGTCGACGGGGAAACGTTTACGTGGGAAGACCGTCCGACGATTACGACGCCGGGTGTAGATATCATTTCTACGAAGACCGTTGCACCACTAACTGCTCTAAGTGCCGATAAAGATGCAGAAACCCTTGCTCCTGCGCATTTACCATACTATACACACATGAGCGGAACGTCGATGGCAGCGCCACACGCAGCTGGAATCGTTGCCCTGATGCTTGATGCGGACCCAACTCTTACACCGCTTGAAGTAAAGGAAATCATCCAGAAAACTGCAACGAACATGCCAGGATATGAGCCTTGGGAAGTCGGTGCAGGCTATGCCAATGCATATGCTGCTGTCGACTATATCTTGAACGATAAAAACTACGGTGAACCACTTAATTTAAACAAAGACTTCAATGCAAAAAGTGAGGTCGATGTACAGCGAACACCATTTGAAGTGGAATACAATCCTGCAACGGCTGAATCCAATAAGTTTGAGTTTCAAGTTGAGGAAGGGTTGAATGAAGTTGTTGCACGCGCGAATGCAAAGGGCGTTCTTGGGGAAACAGGCAACACGTTAAACCTTGTGTTAACAGCACCGGATGGAACCGAATACACCTCTGGAATTTATGTTCTTTTTCCACTATACACAGACCGAACCGTTCAAGTAACGAATCCAATGCCAGGAACGTGGGCACTGGAACTAAGAGGGCTTGAAGGCACTGCAGCACCAGAAACCGTTCAAGGGGAGCTTGCATTTAAAAAAGCGAGTGGGTTTTCAGGCTTGAACGATATTAGCGGACATCCTGCAGAGTCAGCTATTAAATCGGGCGTAAGTGAGCGTCTGGTTGACAGCTATGACAGCGGGAACTATAAGCCGGATCAAGCACTGACTAGAGTTGAGCTTGCGAAGTATTTAACGATGGGAGCAGGGGTACGTCAAAACCTCCCAACTGGAATACAATATACCGATGTAAAAGCAGAGGATGCGCCATTTGTGGAAGCTGTTTCTGCAATAGGTTCACCATTAAAGGATACGTTTCAGCAATACAGTGGTGTCATGCTTCCAACAGCTGACGGTAAATTTTCTCCAAATCAAGCAGTAGATCGAGCTGAACTTGCTTATTCCCTCGTTCAAAGCTTAGGATTGGAAGAAGAAGCGAAACAGTTTAATGACGAACCACTTACCGTTCAGTATAAAGATGAGCGAATTGCTGTACAAGACGCTGGTGAAGTACCTTCAGAATTGAAAGGTTACGTTCAGCTAGCACTTGATCTGAACATCTTGAATGCGTATTTCGATGTAACACAAGGACCTTATGATACTGAACCGACGATTACAGCAGAGTTCAACCCAGATCAAACGGTCACAAGAGGCGATTATGCGGTCGCAATCTCACGCTATTACGCAAACTACTTGATGCCATAA
- a CDS encoding GNAT family N-acetyltransferase produces the protein MYIRSWIRSKDEHTLIDIATQNFDVRTETIQGILEQANEVLVICKENGMIAGFLSYRFRINDMVLVDYVVLDNHYQGKGIARHFLPSFEGYLLKKGIQKVYGTVDRDNREAIAAFKSMGFENIGRFASNLIIEKNLSRSKSIT, from the coding sequence TTGTATATACGAAGCTGGATCCGTAGTAAAGATGAACATACATTAATTGATATTGCTACACAAAACTTTGATGTACGAACCGAAACGATCCAGGGAATACTGGAACAAGCTAATGAGGTGCTTGTCATTTGTAAAGAGAATGGGATGATAGCTGGATTCCTTAGTTACCGTTTCAGAATTAATGATATGGTCCTTGTTGACTATGTAGTTCTAGATAACCATTATCAAGGTAAAGGAATCGCGCGTCACTTTCTGCCATCCTTTGAAGGTTATCTATTGAAAAAAGGAATTCAAAAGGTCTATGGTACAGTTGACAGGGATAACCGCGAAGCAATAGCAGCATTTAAAAGCATGGGATTCGAAAACATCGGCCGATTTGCATCAAATCTGATTATTGAAAAGAATCTGAGCCGGTCAAAGTCAATAACGTAA
- a CDS encoding ABC transporter permease: MWKLAYRNVIFKKTRSILTILGIMTAIQLYVIMSGIMDAFDNDIQEQVSMMAGSVVVKNKAEGINFPPVNTVFEEEIAHQVQKEYDIDPSQSSAILFQAIVPPLGPGLPPDVMAVGIEPGKESAIIGDIEVDGEQQLTGGTDVMIGVNASEHFGAGIGDSITLRGKTFMVSGILAESNSLIDGSILLPLETAQNLFNRPNLVSAMMLKAAKPDEVKSLAEQINANYPELTGSISEDLADNAQKILEKMRAFFAMTNYTTIFIAIVVVTIVMVMSIFERKKEIGTLKAIGASRRVTICTILAESLTYCLSGGILALPVSAIINHFMFDTWIMDPERWLETISVSVLVGLLAALWPAWTAQRVNPLESLRYE, from the coding sequence ATGTGGAAATTAGCCTATAGAAATGTAATTTTTAAAAAGACGCGCTCTATTTTAACTATTCTCGGCATAATGACAGCCATTCAGCTTTATGTCATTATGTCTGGAATTATGGATGCTTTCGATAATGATATTCAAGAACAAGTTTCTATGATGGCTGGAAGTGTCGTTGTTAAAAACAAGGCTGAAGGTATTAACTTTCCTCCTGTAAACACAGTGTTCGAGGAGGAAATTGCCCACCAAGTGCAAAAGGAGTATGATATCGACCCATCTCAGAGCAGTGCCATATTGTTTCAAGCTATTGTCCCTCCCCTCGGTCCCGGATTGCCTCCTGATGTAATGGCTGTTGGAATCGAGCCTGGAAAAGAGTCGGCCATTATCGGTGATATTGAAGTAGATGGAGAACAACAACTTACCGGAGGAACGGATGTAATGATCGGGGTAAATGCATCTGAACACTTCGGAGCAGGCATTGGCGACAGCATCACATTAAGGGGAAAAACATTTATGGTATCTGGGATATTGGCTGAATCGAACAGCCTCATTGACGGTTCGATTCTACTCCCCCTGGAAACCGCACAAAATTTATTCAATCGACCCAATTTGGTCAGTGCGATGATGTTGAAAGCTGCTAAGCCCGATGAAGTGAAAAGCTTGGCAGAACAAATCAATGCAAATTACCCTGAGCTGACGGGATCCATTTCTGAAGACCTGGCGGATAATGCTCAAAAAATACTGGAAAAGATGCGCGCTTTTTTCGCGATGACCAATTACACCACGATTTTCATCGCTATTGTCGTTGTTACCATTGTGATGGTCATGTCTATTTTTGAGAGAAAAAAAGAAATTGGTACCTTAAAAGCTATTGGTGCGTCCAGAAGGGTCACTATTTGTACTATCTTGGCCGAAAGTCTTACTTACTGTTTGTCAGGCGGTATTCTTGCACTGCCTGTTTCTGCAATCATTAACCATTTCATGTTTGATACATGGATAATGGATCCGGAAAGATGGCTGGAGACGATTTCTGTAAGCGTTCTGGTTGGACTGTTGGCAGCTCTTTGGCCTGCATGGACTGCGCAAAGGGTCAATCCCCTGGAAAGTTTGAGATATGAATAA
- a CDS encoding ABC transporter ATP-binding protein, which translates to MIINVNNLWKTYGHGDTAVHAVRGVDLNVKEGEFVALMGPSGSGKSSLLHLIGAMDSSTEGEIIFKGKNYSKLNPKQKTDIRLRRIGFIFQTFNLIPSLSVLENVALPMRLAGISRKEANEKAKQLLGKVNLLDRLEFMPSKLSGGQRQRVAIARALANHPDLILADEPTGNLDSENGKIIIDLLEQLNADGHTILMVTHDPELSERASRVVYIRDGQLNDYQPIE; encoded by the coding sequence GTGATTATAAATGTTAATAACTTATGGAAAACTTACGGTCATGGAGACACTGCTGTTCATGCTGTTCGAGGCGTTGATTTGAATGTAAAAGAAGGGGAATTCGTTGCCTTAATGGGTCCGTCGGGAAGTGGAAAATCAAGCTTGCTTCACCTTATTGGAGCCATGGATTCATCAACCGAGGGTGAAATCATCTTTAAAGGGAAGAACTATAGTAAACTGAATCCAAAACAAAAGACTGACATACGATTAAGACGTATTGGCTTTATTTTTCAGACGTTTAATCTGATCCCTTCCTTATCTGTACTAGAAAATGTGGCTCTACCGATGAGGCTTGCAGGAATTAGTCGAAAAGAAGCGAATGAGAAAGCAAAACAACTTCTGGGAAAAGTCAATTTATTAGACCGATTGGAATTCATGCCTTCGAAGCTTTCGGGCGGACAAAGACAAAGAGTCGCCATTGCAAGAGCATTAGCAAATCATCCGGATCTTATTTTGGCAGATGAACCGACTGGAAACCTTGATAGTGAAAACGGGAAAATCATTATAGATCTTCTTGAACAACTGAATGCTGACGGACACACTATTCTAATGGTCACTCATGATCCCGAGCTTTCCGAAAGAGCAAGCCGTGTTGTCTATATCCGGGATGGACAGTTAAATGATTACCAACCAATAGAATAA
- a CDS encoding TetR/AcrR family transcriptional regulator — protein MSPRNEEQNQQLRDQRREQILQSALKVFAKRGLAATKISDIKSEAGLSHGLVYHYFSSKDEIFSTLVERALVGSKMIVDYASQQKLSPLGKIKWITERILKEMSEDGAYYNLITIQAFTSDAVPEQIKSIINDKSPNALEGILPIIKAGQKSGEIVQKDPGKLAALYFAVIQGIAMQQLQGSEIMPTPDVELILRIFKT, from the coding sequence ATGTCTCCAAGGAACGAAGAACAAAATCAACAATTAAGAGACCAACGTAGAGAACAGATTTTGCAGTCTGCCCTTAAAGTTTTTGCGAAACGTGGGCTTGCTGCTACCAAAATAAGTGATATCAAATCAGAAGCTGGTTTGAGTCATGGTTTGGTTTATCATTATTTTAGTTCGAAAGATGAAATTTTTTCAACGCTCGTTGAAAGGGCTTTAGTAGGTTCAAAAATGATTGTAGATTATGCCTCACAACAAAAATTATCACCGTTAGGAAAAATAAAATGGATTACTGAAAGGATCTTGAAGGAAATGTCAGAAGACGGGGCTTACTACAACCTTATTACGATCCAAGCTTTTACTTCCGATGCTGTACCTGAACAAATCAAATCAATCATTAATGATAAATCACCTAATGCACTAGAAGGAATTTTACCGATTATCAAAGCTGGTCAAAAATCAGGGGAAATTGTACAAAAAGATCCAGGTAAATTAGCTGCTTTATATTTTGCAGTAATTCAAGGGATAGCGATGCAACAGCTTCAAGGTAGTGAAATAATGCCAACACCTGATGTGGAACTTATTTTGAGAATCTTTAAAACATAA
- a CDS encoding nucleotidyltransferase domain-containing protein translates to MTNPKRPEPLEAAELFVQKKFPNCQRALLAGSAARNELTETSDLDIVIFDNGIPSSYRESLIEFDWPIEVFAHNLTSYKTIFRSDFKRARPSMQRMVSEGLTLKDDGRMNEIKAEAKRILDDGPEKWSKDTIMTKRYFITDAVDDLIGATNRAEELFIVNTLADLLHEFILRTNGCWLGSSKWVIRELTKFNSELATCYFQALDTYYKTSDKTKLIDFTDDVLAPFGGRLFDGFTIGRNNERRQQ, encoded by the coding sequence ATGACTAATCCAAAACGACCTGAACCATTAGAAGCAGCTGAATTATTTGTGCAAAAGAAGTTTCCTAATTGTCAGAGAGCCCTACTTGCTGGCAGCGCCGCGAGAAATGAACTTACCGAGACATCTGATCTCGATATTGTTATTTTCGATAACGGCATACCTTCGTCTTACCGCGAGTCACTCATTGAGTTCGATTGGCCTATTGAAGTTTTCGCACACAACCTTACATCCTATAAAACAATTTTTAGAAGTGACTTTAAGCGAGCGCGGCCATCCATGCAGAGAATGGTTTCAGAAGGTTTAACCTTAAAAGACGACGGAAGGATGAATGAAATCAAGGCTGAGGCTAAGAGAATTCTAGATGACGGACCAGAAAAGTGGTCAAAGGATACGATAATGACGAAACGCTACTTCATCACGGACGCTGTAGATGATTTAATTGGCGCTACGAACAGGGCTGAAGAACTGTTCATCGTTAATACTTTAGCCGACCTGCTCCACGAATTCATTTTAAGAACGAATGGTTGTTGGCTAGGCTCCTCGAAATGGGTCATCCGAGAGCTCACAAAATTCAATAGTGAACTCGCAACCTGCTATTTTCAAGCACTCGACACGTACTATAAAACGAGTGATAAAACGAAACTGATCGATTTTACAGATGATGTGTTAGCGCCATTCGGCGGTCGATTGTTTGATGGTTTTACAATTGGGCGTAATAATGAGAGAAGACAACAATGA
- a CDS encoding M20 family metallo-hydrolase yields the protein MQINRNRLSRNLEELAKIGKIAETGVCRLAHSKEDRQAVMVVKSWMEEAGLTTLIDSFGNLIGRLEGREKEMPILILGSHIDSQPYGGRFDGTVGALGAIEVIHTMKENGIVPNRTIEVICFSDEEGCRFNKGVFGVRALTGMLEDGELERKDKNGMTRREALKEFGVEPDLSESPTYQKGDIAAFLELHIEQGPVLEAQGKPVGIVSGISGPIWLTVTLEGFAGHAGSVPMNLRQDAVVGASEIIRRFDELVKREGAETTVGTVGSLQVFPNSRNIIAEKVEFTVDLRDIDLERRTTIENQLYQIIEETSSTYNFEHEIKEDTRSEPRYCDEWIKEIMKEEGEKLKLEAPVLMSGPFHDALFMSCISDYGMIFVRCEKGISHNPLEFADMDDIEKGVQLMYQTALRISYPNKEGFFESDKSVY from the coding sequence ATGCAAATTAACCGTAATCGATTGAGTCGAAATCTTGAGGAGTTAGCGAAGATTGGGAAGATTGCTGAGACGGGTGTTTGCCGCTTAGCCCATTCGAAGGAAGATCGCCAGGCAGTTATGGTGGTGAAAAGCTGGATGGAAGAAGCAGGGCTGACGACACTAATTGATTCGTTTGGAAATTTAATCGGACGTTTAGAGGGCCGGGAAAAGGAAATGCCGATTCTGATCCTTGGTTCTCATATTGATTCACAGCCTTATGGTGGTCGTTTTGATGGGACGGTTGGAGCATTGGGAGCAATCGAGGTCATACATACGATGAAAGAGAACGGAATCGTCCCGAATCGAACGATTGAAGTGATTTGTTTTTCAGATGAAGAAGGATGTCGATTCAATAAAGGGGTCTTTGGGGTACGGGCATTGACGGGCATGTTGGAAGATGGAGAACTTGAGCGTAAAGATAAGAACGGAATGACACGAAGAGAGGCATTGAAGGAATTTGGCGTAGAACCAGACTTATCGGAAAGCCCTACATACCAAAAGGGAGACATCGCTGCGTTCCTTGAACTCCATATTGAGCAGGGACCGGTTCTTGAAGCACAAGGAAAACCGGTTGGAATCGTGTCCGGTATTTCCGGCCCGATCTGGTTGACCGTTACACTTGAAGGCTTTGCTGGCCATGCTGGATCCGTTCCAATGAACTTAAGACAGGATGCAGTTGTAGGTGCTTCAGAAATCATTCGCCGGTTTGACGAGTTGGTAAAAAGGGAAGGAGCTGAAACTACCGTTGGAACGGTAGGAAGCTTACAGGTTTTTCCGAATTCAAGAAACATTATTGCCGAAAAAGTGGAGTTCACTGTGGATTTACGCGACATAGACCTTGAAAGACGTACAACCATTGAAAACCAACTCTATCAAATTATCGAAGAGACATCCTCTACTTATAATTTTGAACATGAGATAAAAGAAGACACACGTAGTGAACCAAGATACTGTGACGAATGGATCAAAGAAATTATGAAAGAGGAGGGCGAAAAGCTGAAATTGGAAGCACCGGTTCTGATGAGCGGGCCTTTTCATGATGCACTATTCATGTCCTGCATAAGCGATTATGGGATGATTTTTGTTCGTTGTGAAAAAGGGATCAGTCATAATCCATTGGAATTTGCTGATATGGATGACATTGAAAAAGGGGTCCAGCTAATGTACCAAACAGCCTTGCGCATTTCATATCCTAACAAGGAGGGATTTTTTGAAAGCGACAAAAGTGTTTATTAA